Proteins encoded within one genomic window of Longimicrobiaceae bacterium:
- a CDS encoding RsbRD N-terminal domain-containing protein, with amino-acid sequence MDARSEFYTPGEIRDLSDALETLRAGREELLRDWVERVRDNQSMHTGQAMADPILLDHIPQLFDAILDRLEINRPREDAEQFAAIHGFARRLSGYNIAETVLELLMFRRAIWAHMTAVGARVRGAYAAMEAIDGMVDRAVLSSLNAFLDPDAGLLEREARAREE; translated from the coding sequence CGCCGGGCGAGATCCGCGACCTGAGCGATGCGCTGGAGACGCTGCGGGCCGGGCGCGAGGAGCTGTTGCGCGACTGGGTGGAGCGGGTGCGCGACAACCAGTCCATGCACACCGGCCAGGCCATGGCCGACCCCATCCTGCTGGACCACATCCCCCAGCTGTTCGACGCCATTTTGGACCGGCTGGAGATCAACCGGCCGCGGGAAGATGCGGAGCAGTTCGCCGCCATCCACGGCTTCGCGCGGCGGCTGAGCGGCTACAACATCGCCGAGACGGTGCTGGAGCTGCTGATGTTCCGGCGCGCGATCTGGGCGCACATGACCGCCGTGGGAGCGCGCGTGCGCGGCGCCTACGCCGCCATGGAGGCCATCGACGGCATGGTGGACCGGGCCGTCCTCTCCAGCCTCAACGCCTTCCTGGACCCGGACGCCGGCCTCCTCGAACGCGAAGCCCGCGCCCGCGAGGAATAG